In one Mycobacteroides chelonae genomic region, the following are encoded:
- a CDS encoding PH domain-containing protein yields MGYPENVLADDEQVVLHRHPHWKRLIGPALVLILSTGVAAFVAAMVDNTDWQPTAKNVVMIAIGVVWLVLVGWLSVWPFLNWLTTHFVITDRRVMFRQGLLSRSGIDIPLARVNSVEFRHGLVDRILRTGTLIIESASQDPLEFHEIPRVEYVHSLLYHEVFDTLGSEEGDSRSTGRGRERPPAT; encoded by the coding sequence GTGGGGTATCCGGAGAACGTACTCGCCGACGACGAGCAGGTGGTGTTGCACCGCCATCCACATTGGAAGCGACTGATCGGCCCGGCCCTGGTGCTGATTCTGTCCACCGGCGTGGCGGCCTTCGTCGCCGCAATGGTCGATAACACCGACTGGCAGCCCACCGCGAAGAACGTGGTGATGATCGCGATCGGTGTTGTCTGGCTGGTGCTGGTCGGCTGGCTGAGTGTGTGGCCATTCTTGAACTGGCTGACCACGCATTTCGTGATCACCGACCGGCGTGTGATGTTCCGTCAGGGACTGTTGAGCCGTTCGGGAATCGATATCCCGTTGGCGCGCGTCAACAGCGTCGAGTTCCGGCACGGCTTGGTGGACAGGATTCTGCGCACCGGCACCCTGATCATCGAGTCGGCATCACAAGATCCGTTGGAGTTTCACGAGATACCGCGAGTGGAGTACGTCCACTCGCTGCTGTATCACGAGGTCTTTGACACCCTCGGTTCAGAGGAGGGCGACAGCCGCTCCACCGGGCGTGGCCGGGAACGGCCACCCGCCACGTGA